TGCGCAAGGCGGCAAAGGATGGCGGGCTAGGACGCTATTTTGGCACTGCGGCGGACCTGCGCACCAAAATGACCGTTGCGGAGGCCCGCGCCCGTCGCCTGCGGGATCAGGTCAGTACATTCACCGTCGTTCCCGAATATACCGAGATGGAGCAGGAGGCGTCGCGAATAACCCGCGAGATATCAACTCTCAGCGACGACAATACGGCAGATCGGGAACTGATTCTTCAATTGCAGGCTGCGATCGACAGCGAGCTGCCGCCGGCATCGACCAGTCTTGATCGGCTTTATCGCGAAGCGGGCGTCGTGCTGCCTGGGTCGGTCGGGCGGCGTTTCGATGAGGTGGAGGAGTTCCATCAGGCTGTCGTGCAGAATCGCCGCTCCCACCTAACGTCGGAAGTGCAGGCGGCAGAGGAGCGTATCCGTAAACGTGACCGGACCCGCGAAAGCCTGGATGGGCGACGCCGGCAATTGATGGGGATTCTACAATCCGGCGGGGCGCTGGAGCATTATGCGCTGCTCCAGCAGGAAGCCGGGCGGGCGGAAGCGGATGCCGAAGGCTTGAGACAGCGCCTCAAGACCGCCGAGGAGATCGAAAGCACCAAGGCCGAACTCGATATCGAGCGCGCGCGCCTGTTGAAGACGCTTCAGGACGATCATCACGAACGTGAGAGCCTGATCGAAGAGGCGATTCTTGTCTTCGAGGATCTCTCAAATGCGCTCTACGAAAAGGCAGGAAGCCTGACGATCAGCGCGACGACCAATGGCCCGCAAGTAGATGTCCGCATTGATGGCCAGCGTAGCAAGGGCATCACTAACATGCAGATATTCTGCTTTGATTTGATGATGGCTGAACTCGGCGCCCGCAGGGGCCTCGGGCCTGGGTTCCTGATCCACGACAGTCATCTGTTCGACGGCGTTGATGAGCGGCAGGTGGCAAAGGCGCTGCAATTGGGAGCGGATCATGCCGAGAGTGTCGGCTTTCAATACATCGTCACGATGAATTCCGATGCCCTGCCGAAGGACGGATTTCGTGATGGTTTCGACGTCGGGAAGCATCTGCTCGACGTCAAGCTAACTGATGCCACCGACACTGGCGGCTTGTTCGGCATGCGCTTCAACTAAACGGCTCGCCTCCCCGGCATCCCGCTCAACGCCTATACTGATATGCTCAATCTACCGCGCTTGCGCCGCGGAGTCGTCTTTGCGCCGCTTGCCCGTCCGGTGGCGACAGGGGATGGTTCGCCATCGTGCTGAGCACCGTCGGACGCGGTGGGAAACTCCGTTCTCCTTCGTCCCAGGCCGCTCGCCTTGGCGAGCGCGCTGCGCCGCGCGGCATAAGCGGGCGCCACCATCGGGTAGTCCGCAGGGAGATTCCATTTGGCGCGGTACTGATCCGGCGTCAGACCATGGCTCGTCATCAGGTGACGCTTGAGCGTCTTGAACTTCCTGCCGTCTTCCAGGCAGACCAGATAGTCTGGCTTAACCGATGCTCGCACCGGAACCGCAGGCGTCGGAGTTTGCTCCTCCGGCGTCACGCCGAGACCGGCGAGCGCATCATGAACGGAAGATATCAAAAGCGGAAGGTCGGCCGGCGCGACTTGGTTGGCGCCAACATGCGCGACCACAATATCGGCGGTGAGCGACAGCAATGCCGACTGATCGACCTTATATGGCTCGGTCATTGCTGCCTCCTCGATTCCGATCCTCAGCCGTTCACTTTGTCTTTGAGCGCTTTGGCTGGCTTGAAGCTGACCTTCGTCGCGGCCTTGATCGTCATCGCCTCGCCGGTGGCGGGGTTGCGGCCCTCACGTTCCGGCGTCTTCTTTGTCGAGAACTTGCCAAACCCATTCAAGGACACCTCGTTGCCCTTGGCGGCGGCGTCGCCGATCGCCGCGAACACGGTATCGACATATTTCCTGGCGTCGGTCTTGGTCAGGCCATGAGCGGCGGCAAGGGTTTCGGCGAGATCATTTCCAGTCATTGCTTACACTTACTCTCATTGGTGGTTGGAAGAGCATTGGTAGCCGCGCGAAGGACAAAGGTCATCTACTCATATCTTCGGTGGCGACCGCTCCGAGAGCGCCGTTTGTTCAATCACCATAGGGATCGTGATTGACTAACTCGGCATCATCGCCGTCAGGCCCGGTTGAGGCTGGACTCGGCCTTCGGCATGCACCTGTCCTCGAAGCCCAACGTGCTCCGACCTACGACCTTTCTGCGTCTGGCCCGGCGGCGAGTAGGATTGCAGCACTTCGCTGCTCCGCTCGCAGCCTATTCGCCGCGGCCTGCCAGACCCATTTGCGGCGCACCGACTGGCGGCGGCGCGCCCTGCGCCGCGCATAATCAACCGGATCGCCGCGCCCCCACTCCCTGGCCTGATCGACGGCGAGCGCGACCGCCTCATCGAAAGCACGCGACCGGCGCCAACGCCATCGATTGATCCATCGGGTAAACATCGCGGCACTGTTCCATGGTGCAACCTGCCTCCCGTCATATCGGGTCCGACGAACCCGCTGTTGCCGGCGCGACTTCGGCAGGTAGCGGATCGAGCTGCACGGCAATGCGAATCGGCAAGAGCATGTCCGGCGGCGGCTCGCCGGGCAGGCGCTGGCCGACGACAAGGCTGCGCAAGTCGGCGCCAGGCTCTGGATGAGCGAATGGCGTGAATTCCATGCGCGAGACCACGCCGCTTTCACCTACCCAGATCTTGAGTTCGAGGGGTGGCGTCGGCTCGTCCTCGGCGGGGCGAGTCTGGTGGAGATAGGTCCGGAAACGGAGGGCGGTTTCATTGTCGGCCTCCAGCAGCCGGGTGACCGCCGCCATCGCTCCTTCGGCGTAGCGCACCCATTCCACCGGTGCGGCCGAGGGGGCGATCGTCTGTGCAGCGACGGGTGACGCAGTCGCGAGACCCGCCCCGGCGGCGGCGGCGAGCCAGCGAAACGAACGGGAGAACAGCGAGCGTTTAGCCATGAGGGCCTGTATCCTGAGGTAGCCTAGTGGATGACGGGATGGGCGAGTCGCCCCTCAGCGCGTCCGAGTCCGAGCGCAGCGCGAGACCGAATGCACCGAGGTGGCTGTCGACGAGCTTCACTGCTTCAGCATGGATCAGCCCGACGACATAGACCGAGATGATGGCGGTGAGCGACACGCCCAGCACAAAGCCCGCCGCAATGAGACCAAGCGTGGCGAGCATTTCGCGCCTCCCATTTCACTGGCCGCCTGGGGCGACCGTTGCTGGCTGCTGCTGCGGCAGACGTTCGCGCTCGAAGGTGATGGTTTGAATGCGCACATCGAGCAGGCGCACCACATCAGCGGTGAGGTCGTTCGCAAAGTTGCCGCCAAGCGCCGAGTTGCGGTCGAACAGCAGGCCGCAGTTCTTCGCGCCATAGGCTTCGGCGATCACCGGCTGCGCTTCGTTTGCGATGCGCTCAAGCGCCTTGGCGCGGGTCGCCTCGATCTCGCGACTGTTATGGGCGGCCTGCTGCTGGAGCGCCTGCCACCGCTGCGCGAGTTGCTGGCGGCGCTGCTGATTCTCGGCATTATCGGGCTGGCCTTCGAGCGCGCGCGCTTCAGCCTCAAGCGGCGTGCGCTGGGCGTCGATCTCGGCCTGCGCCGCCTGAGTCAGTTCTTGAAGCCGGGCGCTGGCGGCGCGGCCGACGGCCGCATTGGCAAAGATCGCCTCGCGCGAGAGCAGGCAGACGCCCGGCACCACGGGTCCGCCGAGCGACTGGGCTTGCGGCTGCGATTGCTGGGCGGGCTGCGCATTACCGCCGACAGTCTGCGCGTGGGCGGCGCCGGCGCATAACAAGAGGGCAGCGGAAAGGACGATTCGAACAGTCATGCGGAGACCTTCTTCTTCGATTTGGAGGTTGCCGGGGCATCAGGCTCCGGCACGGAAGACACGTTGGCGACCGGATCGGTCGCAGCAGCAGGCGCGGACGTCCCCGCCTGGCGATTCAACAGGCTCTGGAAGCGCTCCAGCGAAGCCAGGTGGAAATAGACCCAGGCGAGATATCCGTTGTTGTGCCAATCGAGCACCACGGAGTCAGGCAGTTTGGAGAACTTCTCTGCATCGACGACTTGGAAGCCTTCCAGCCCGAGCTTGCGCCCGTCCGGCAGGGTGGCATCGGCGCGCCGATCGATCAGCAATCCTTGCGCCTTGAGCGCGTCGGCGAAGGCGCGCGTTGCGTTCGCGTCGGCCCGGAAAGCATCGCAGAACGCGAGCGCCTGTTTGGTCAGCTCCGCCGGTTCGCCGTCCTCAAACAGCCGTATCCCTTCATCACCCTCCTTCACGACGCGATCGGAAGCCGCGTCGATGGCCAGAGCGAAGCCATCCGGATTGGTCGTGGCGATGAAGCCGAAGGGGTAACGCCGCACATAGGCAGGGACATAGCTGTCGAGCGCCCAGCGGCCGTCCTCGACAAACAGGTTGCGTCGCTCGAGGCCAAGCACGGCGATCGGCTGCGCATCGCCGGCAGCGAAGACGACAGGGTAGCAGCGCGCCGCCGCCGCAAGCTCGCCGACGACGATGGGGACATAGGGCGCCTCGGTGGCAAAGTCCGCATCGCCGTCTTTCAGGCGCCAGTCGGCGTGAACTTTCGAGGAGAGCGGTTGGGGATCGCGGTAGAAGAGCGGCAAGCGCGTGGATTCCGCTTGGCGCGCCTGGGGCGTGGATGGGGAAGCCATGTAATACTCCGTAGGGAAAGAATGAGGGGCGGCAGCGCTGCCGCCCCTCGAATTTGTTATTCGCCGAAGCCAAGGAACCGGACGTTAAGGATCGTTGGAATCTCCGTCCGGGTTTGCGGCCGCGAGCGTTCAGCCAGATCAGCCGCCTGGGCCGCCACCGCGCTGGACGCCGACGAGGCCGCCGTCAGCGCGCCGGTATTGACCGCCGCGACCACCGGAATGCCGGTCGCCTCGCCTTCCACCTGGATATTGGCGGCGTTGAGCACCTGCAGGGCCGCGAGGTTGATGTCGCCCGAGACGCGGATGCCTGCTTCGCCCGCGTCGATCACACCCAGCGGCGCGATGAGGTCGACATCGCCGGATGGGATTTCCGGAAGCGGCGCCAACGTCGCGATGCCAGCGCCGGTGCTGGGCACCTGCGGCGAGAGCGCCACATTGCCGATGTCATCATAGACACGCCGCGGCGGCGTATAGAGCACCGTCGTATTGGCTCCGCGCCCGGCATTGATGTCCCCGGCCGCCGACCAGCCGAAGATATCGCCGCCGAAGGTGGTGAAGATGCGCGACAGGCCGAGCGCGATATCGCCCTGGCTGTAGATCTGCACATTGCCGGTGCCCTGGGTCAGAAGGCCGTTATCGCCATTTTCCGGGCGGATCGCATTGAGACCCAGCGTGACCCCGCCGCCCGGCGCGAGCATCTGAATGTCGCCGCCGAATTCGGTGCGGATCATGCCGGCGACGCTGCCCGTGGAGAACTGCACGAACTCGCCCTCATAGGGCGAGGTGCCTTCCTCGCTGTCGATGCCGGGGAACAGCGTTTCGACCATTTGCCGGCCGCGCAGGTACGAGCCGCGCCGGCCACTCTCGATCTTGCCGCTATATTCGCGACCGCCGATGCGCAGCTCTTCGTAGTAGATGTCGCGCAGGAAGATGCGCTGGTGCTCGGGCGCGAGGGCGTCGAAATAGGCCAGCGCCTCCTCGTCGCTACCGAACTGTTCGGCATCTTCGGGCCAACGGCCCTCCAGCCACTCGACCAGTTCCTCGGTATAGATCTTGGCGACCATGCCGTGCTGATCGGCCAGCGGCCGTTCGGGGTCGGCGAGATTGGCCGGATCGAGATAGGCGTCGCGCACGGCGGCGAAGTTCGGTCCTCCGACGCCAGCTCCAACAGTGACGGCAATGTCCGCGCCGCCCGTCGGTGCACTGCTGGCATCGGAGCCGATCCGGCCCAGCGAGCGCAGCACGCCCTTGTCGTCCTGGTAGAAGCTGCGGCCCGCGTTCAATTCAAGCGTGCCTGGTCCCGCGACCATGGCCTCAATCCAGATCAGATCGCGCCCGGCATCAATGATCGAGATGTCATCGGCAAAGCTATGCAAGAACAGAGAACCGGAGCCGCTGAAACTGGGCGCTCCCGAGCCGAGGCCGACAATATCACGCCCCGCCCGGATATAGGCCGGATAACCGGAGAAATACGACAATTCTTGCGTGGTCCTGTCGGTCAGAAGCGTGCCGAAATTGGCGTTGATGATATCACCATCCCGCGCATAGATCAGCACCGGATCGACCTTCTGGGTACGGGCAACGGCCGTATCGGCGCCATGCGCAAAGAGATCGCCGTATGTGTAGTTCCCCGACACATTGGTGAGGATCGGATCGCCCATCTGACTTTCGGGCAGCACGCCCCAAGCCGGATTTCGCGGTGTGGCCAGTACTGATTCCGGCGCGCCCGAGGTGCGAACCCAGAGGTAGTAGATGGTGTCGGAGGCAAGGAATTCGGCTGTGCCGTCGTCGGACGGCATGAGATCGATGCTTTCGCCGCCAGCCACGCGACCGATGCCATAGAGGCTGCCGCCCGCGGCAATGGCACTCACACGAGCCGGCCCCTGATAGCCGCCGAAATTCTCCGAGCCGATCGTCAGATCGCCGCCTGCGGAGAACAAATTGACGCGCGTCGCATCGGTGAATTGGGTGAACCAAGTCTGCGTTGCGCCAATCTGGCCATCGACTTCCACGCCGACCAATGCAGGCGTATTCTGCAAACCGGGATCGAAAACCGTGGCCACCATGTCGCCTCGGCTGTTCAATGTGGCCACACCGTCCCCCGGGAAAATTGTGAGCGCTCCGTAGCCGTCCGTGTCATTGAACTGCGAATAGCTGTCAGGACGGGGGTCCCGGTCGCTCTCCATGTTGTTGACTTCGAATGTCTTCCAGACCTGCCCGATGGACCCTGCGGTGACGTCGATATCGCCGCGCAGATTGGTCAGCGTTCCCGGAAGGTAGGAATCAATGGCCCCGTTGCTGGCCTGCACCGGATTGATCTGGCGACCCACATTCAGCGACAGATCACCGCCGCCCGTCCGATGAATTGTGCCATCGGCGTCGACCCAACCGGATGATCCGACCGCCAGAGCGAGCGCGCCGCGATAGGCGGTATTAGTGACATATTCGTATGCACCGAAATCGCGGCCAGCGGAAACGGTCAGATTGCCGCCGCCCAGCGTGCCGATTCCGTCGAAGGCGGGCAGGTAGCGCGCTCCCGGACGTCCCGCACGGTCGTCCATCTGGCGCGCATAAGTACCGAAATTGATCCACCAGGCGGCCTGCTGGCCGATCTCCGGCGCGCCCTGATGCCACAGCCAGTCGCCGACTGCGTGGTTGGAACGCGTTTGCGTGCCAACTTGCTGCCCCGACATATGGCCGAACATATCCCGCCCAACATCGACCGTGACATAGCCGCCGCCGGTCGTGAACCAGGGCTGATAGCCAGCAACCGCATCCTCGTATTCAGCGAAGTCGCTACCCAGCACCGACCCATCGGCGAAAGTCGCGCGCGGCTGGTTCAGCGCGCCGCCCGGACGGGTGGCTTCGGTGTCGATCCAGGTGCCGGCGGTGTAGATGCCGAAGCGCGAGTCCTGACGATAATCGCGCGCCGCGATCAGATCGAGATCGCCAGTGCCGGTGCGGATGACGCTGACACCTTCATATAGGTGATCGGAGCCATAAGCGGTGACAACGGAGACGGGATTGTCGAGAATCATATCCCCGACGCCATCCTGCCGCACGGCGCGATAATCAGCGGACGTCAGATTGGCGCCCGCCACCATGCGCATGTTCCAGCTCTCGGAGCCGGAGGCGAGCATGGGCGCGGTCGTCCATATGGTCTGCTGAAGGGTTTCCCCGCCGAACCCGGCAGTCTGCAAATATTGCGGCAGTATAGTCCCCGCTGGCAGAGTGATGGCCGTATCGGCTTCTGCCACACCTCCCGCAAAGATGCCCGTCAAGTCGGTGCCTGCCGGGATGGTGAGATTCTCGATATAGATCGTGGCCGGCACATAGCTGCCAGCTTTCATTACCGTGCCGACTGGCACGGACATCTGCCCAATCGTCGTTCCGGCGGGAACGGTGCCGGAATACATGATGCCCGTTGCCGTATCCTCCACCGGATAGGGCAGGATCATATCCGCTGTGAGTTCGACGTTTCGGAAAATCGGATCGCGCAGGGTAATCGTCACATCCAACACAACGGTGGAACCGGAGTTTACACGAGTATTCCCTGTTGTCGTGATATCGAAAGGCAGTTCGCCGCCATATCGGTAAATATTGCCTAGCGACCAGCCGGGTCGCAGTTGGAGTTCTTCCGGGAGAACGAAGTCCTGGAGAAGCTGTCCACGGCTGTCGACAATGCCTGAGCCCGGATCATAGTCGACCTGGATTTCATCATCCGGCGTCACCAGCGGCAGGCCGAAGCCATCGTTGATATTGCCGTTGACGATCAGATCGCCGCCCGCACGCAGCGACACGACACCGGCAAAGCCGCTGCCCCGCACCGCCGGATCGACATCCGGGCCGTAGCGATAGCCGGAGAAGTCGAGATCATCGGCCACCCGCAGATTGCCGTCTTCGCTCGCGCTGACGATCTCGATGCCGGGACGAAGCTGGAGCGCGCCGCCTGTCGCCTGCCGCAGCCCGGCGAGCCGCGACTGGAGCGCACCATTGGCGAGCGCGCCATCGACGAAGATCGTGCTGTCTTCATGCAGGCGGTCGAGATAGGCTTGATCGACGATCTGGCCACCTGCGTCCTCCGGGTCCACCGGCGCGTCGTCATAGCGCCAGAAGCCGTTGACCGCGACGCGCTTGGCCCCGTCCACGGAAAGCCCGCTTCCCGTATCCACCGCGACATCATTGCCGCGCACGCCACCGAGGCGTCGGGCGTTGAGGTCGATGGTTCCAAGCGCTTCACCGCCGGCGCCAACATCCATCGCCACACCGTCGCCCAGCACTAGGCGGCCTTCTGTCGAGCTAAGATCGATCAGCGCACGGTTGGCGCCCTCGATAGCGCCGCCATCGCTGTCGAGCCGCAGTTCCTCGCCGCTCGCATCCAGCACGGCGCCATCGCTGACGATCAGATTGTCGCGCGCCGCCAGGCGGATGCTGCCTGCATATTGGCCGCCGCCGCGCAGCGTCCCGTTCACCGTCAGATCGCCGCCATTGGCCGTCACCGAAATATGCTGGGCCTGCACCTCGCTGCCGATGGTGAGATCGCCCGCGCCGGTCTCGAACCGGCGCAAATAATCGAAGGCCCTAGCATTGAGCCGCTGGTTGAGGCCGACAAAATCGACAATCTCGCCCGCGCGCACGTCGACCGAGCCGCCGCGATAATCGGCGCTGTCTTCATCGCCTTCGGCCGGTGTGTGGCCGGCAATCAGCGTGCCCGCCAGATCGACGCGGCCTTCATTGGCAATGGCGGTGATCGAGCCGCTGTCGCTGTAATCGGCGGATACGTCGATCGTGCTGTCCGCCGACTGGAGGATCGAACCGCCGAGGCTCGTCAGCACCAGATCGCCACCGAAGCCGTGGCGGACTTCCTCGAAGAACTCGACCGGCCGGCCCGAAAGGTCGATCACCGCGCCACCGGCCAGCGTCAGGTCGCCTTCGGAGCGCACTTCCAGCAGACCGCTGGGCGCGGCGATGGTGCCGGCAATATCCACCGTCTCGCCGGACAGGCGGATCTGAGCGCCGAAGTCCTGGGCCGCCATGTCGACATCGCCCGCGTCGTCGGGCCGGCGGACCAGCAGGTCGCCACCGGCATTATAGGCCATGTTCGACCCGGCCTCGCCGGTGAGCAGGGCGGTGGTCAGCGTCAGATTGCCACCAGCGAACGCATCCTCGCCGGTCTGTTCGCGATAGACGCTGAGCGAACCTATGTAGTTCGACGTGATCCGTTCCGAAGCGGCGAATTCCACATCCTCAAAGCCGAGCATCAATTGCGGCCGTTCGAGATTGGTCGCGGGGTTCAGAAATGCACCTTCGCCATCACCGAACAGCACCTCGCGCGCATCGACACGGAAAGCGCCCCCGCCGGTACCTGCGCCTTCGGGGATGACCGGGCCGGGCTCGGCCACGAACCAGTTGGTGACCTGGGTGTTGACATATTCACCGTAGATCAGCCCTGCCAGCGTGAGACGGTCGGTGCGAATGGTCGCTGTGTCCCCTTCATCACCCAGTCCATAAATGGCGGGGCTGATAAGGCTGATCGACGCAGAGGATTCACCCGTCGCCGGATCGAAGGTGTCGAGCGTGACATCGCCGATGAAGTTGATCGAGTTCGACGCCTGAAGGCGCAGATTGCCAAAGCCTTCGCCTTCCGAAGGGCGCAGCAGTCCGTCCAGGATGGTCTGGCTGAGCTGCCATCCGGGCGACAAGACTCCTGCCTCGTCCGCGGCGGCCAGCGCCGCCTCTTCGCCGATATTGATGTCTTCCACCACCAGCAGCAAATCGCCGGCGGTCAGGCGGATATCGCCCAGTTCCACGCCGCCAGGGCCGACCAGTACGACCGAGCCGTCCGACTGGAGCGAGGCCCCATCGGCGATGGAGATACTGCCGTCCCCCAGCGCCTGGCCGAATGACAGCGTATCATTGCTGACCGCGACGAGACTGTTCCCGGAACCGCGAAAGCCAAGCTGGAAGCCGTCCTCCAGCGTCCAGCCCGCTTCGCCGAGCCCGCGTGTGTCGATGCTCGCATCGTCCTCGATGACAACCTGGTTCGCGCCGGACGTGCCGCCGAGCAGAACCGTACCCGCTTTCAGCTCTGAGCCGGAGCGAAGGACGATATTGCCGCTAACGCCCAGACCGAGATCGCTTACGCCGTTGATGGCGAGACCCAGCACATCCGCGCCGAGCGCGTTCAGATCGCTGTCGCGCAAGGTGACATATTCGCTGGAGGCTTCCCCTTCGGCGCCCAGCACTTCGATCGGCGCACCGTAGAAGTTCACCATCCCGCCGCGGCCGCCTTCGCCCGCATCGTTGAGCAGCGTCGCGTCGAAGCTGAAGCTCGTGTTCTCGACGTCGACCGCCGTTTGGGAGAAGCCGAAGTTGAAATTGATCGGCCGGACATCGGCGGGCAGCAGCGCATTGAGGATGCGCGGATTGCCGTAGCGGGCCATCTCGGCCTCCGCCCATTCCGTCATGGTGGTCATGTTGTAATCGGAATGCTCGCGCAGCGTCTCGCCCGACATCACCATGACGTCGCGGGGCAGCGCGTCGTAAACGTCGCTGTTCGCCGTCCCCATCCGCGCCGTAGTGCGGGTGATGCCCGCCGTGGTGGAGGCGCGGCCCGCATCGAAGCCCACCTCCGCACCCAGTTCGACGCGGAAAGCGCCCGGCATCAGCGCATATTCGGCCGGCAGCAGCGTATAAGTGCCGGCAGGCAGGCCCGGAACGTCGTCGCCGATGGTGATCTGGCGGCCCAGCGGCACATCGCCGAAGGTCGGGTCCACCGGCGCATAGCCGCTCTCATAGCCGGGCAGGATCGCATAGACCTCGCGGCCTTCGGCGCTGCCGTAATAGGGGTTGCTGTTGCCGAGCGGCGTATAACGCAGATCGACCGATCCGCCCCGGCCAGACCGGAATCCCGCCCCTTGCAGGGTGCCGCCGCCCGTCACATCGATTACCGCGCCTTCTTCCGCGATGAAGTCGCTGACGCCGAAGATCACCCCGCCATCGGTCCGATCCTGCTGTTCCGTCCGTTGGGCGCCGATGTAGTCGAATTCGACCTCATCGCCGTTATATCGATACTGGATGCCATCGGCCGTGCCGCCATATGGCAGGACGAGGCCTTCGGCCGAAAGCGACGTGAGGCTACCCGACAGTAGCGTCACTTCGGACACCGGATAGCGGAACAGATAGGAGGGGAAGTTGCTCCCCATCCGGCTGTTGCCCAGCACACCGAACGATATCTGGCCAAGCGGCGCGAACAGCGCGCCGCCTTGCTCGATCTTCGGCGCGAGAATGAACAGCTTGCCAAACGCCGAATGCGGCGTCGCCAGCTCTCCCGATCCGTAGCGGGGGAAGCGGACCACCGCATCTTCCTCCGCCTCGCCGCGTGTGCCTTCCGGCCCGACACCGACCTGAATGCGGCCAGCGGCATGGGTCGTCGGATAGAGCCGCTCGGCCGTCAGGGTCAGCTCACGCTGGGCCACGAGGCCGCCATCGGTGAAGCGCATGTCCCCGCTGCTGATAAGATCGACCGAGGCAAAGCCCGGCAATTCCACGTCCGTGGAGCCGCTGATGCCGGTGCTCCGTGTGGACTTGCCGCCGAAGATCGTCGCCCCATCCACGATATCGATCAGGTCCGCTTCGGCCACGAAGCGGCTGTTCGGGTCGAGCAGCGCCGAGCCGACGTGGTTGGTATCGTTCAGGCCGGGGAAGTAACCCGAATTGCTGCCGCTCTCGCTGCCCGGCGGCACAGGCAGCGGACCGCGCCCGCCGAAGCGGATATAAGGCGCGGCAATATTGACGCTCGCATCGAGCGTATCCTGCGACAGAGAGAAAATACCGTGCGAGAGATTGATCGACCGCCCCAGCGCCAGATCGACATCGCCTTCAAAGCGGATTTCATCGCGCGACCAGATCGACAGGCTGTCATATCCTCCGGCCTCGATCTGATCGACGCCCAGCACCATGCGGCCATGCCCGCTCGCATCCTCGGCAGTGGAACGCACAGCGCCGATCGTCACCGTGCGCAGTGGATGGGCGTCCGTCTCGCCGCTGGCGAAGGTGCCTTCCAACATGATGTCGAGCGTGCCGCCAAACGCGTTCTGTCCACCCGCGCGGGCATCCACTGTGCCATCGAGGACGATCTGGTTGTTGCTGCTGATCGCCAGCGTGCCGCCATCGCCGGCAACCGCCACGCCCGACTTGCCCGGATAGATGTCGAGCAGCGTCTCCTCGCCGCCCGAAAGATCGAGATAGGCCCCTTCCTCAATATTGATGGCGAGGGGGCTGACTTCATAGAGATGGGTGCTCGGATGCCGATTGCGCTGATCCGATCCCAGATTGATCGTGCCGCCATCGCGCACCAGGCCGAAGCGGCGCCCCTGCACGTCGGTGGTGACGAAGCTGTCGCCGGACACATCGAGCACGGCATTTTCGCCGACACGCAGCATCACCGCATTGCTGGCGCCGACCGAGGTGCTGGCATCGTTGACGAGATTGATCGTCCCGCCCGGCGCAATCAGGCGGCCGTCGATATCCATCGATCTGAGGCCGTTGCGAACATCGATGGTCTGGCCCGGATCGACACGGATTTCCGCATCGCG
The sequence above is a segment of the Croceicoccus naphthovorans genome. Coding sequences within it:
- a CDS encoding ABC-three component system protein, with the translated sequence MIHGLSSDLPTFKSLTFHPGLNILLADKSAGATDRQSRNGAGKTSLVELIHFLFGANAGKDSIFRSEALLGYSFEARVGIGSALIDVARSGAKPSRITIQGDTSNWPIAPSLEAKTGDQVISNENWRTVLGALMFGLNANPDGDEAIRYRPTFRSLFSYFVRRQNSDGFLSPTQQSSKQQGWDQQVAISYLLGLDAGVPQQFQEVRTRERAMTELRKAAKDGGLGRYFGTAADLRTKMTVAEARARRLRDQVSTFTVVPEYTEMEQEASRITREISTLSDDNTADRELILQLQAAIDSELPPASTSLDRLYREAGVVLPGSVGRRFDEVEEFHQAVVQNRRSHLTSEVQAAEERIRKRDRTRESLDGRRRQLMGILQSGGALEHYALLQQEAGRAEADAEGLRQRLKTAEEIESTKAELDIERARLLKTLQDDHHERESLIEEAILVFEDLSNALYEKAGSLTISATTNGPQVDVRIDGQRSKGITNMQIFCFDLMMAELGARRGLGPGFLIHDSHLFDGVDERQVAKALQLGADHAESVGFQYIVTMNSDALPKDGFRDGFDVGKHLLDVKLTDATDTGGLFGMRFN
- a CDS encoding MucR family transcriptional regulator — protein: MTEPYKVDQSALLSLTADIVVAHVGANQVAPADLPLLISSVHDALAGLGVTPEEQTPTPAVPVRASVKPDYLVCLEDGRKFKTLKRHLMTSHGLTPDQYRAKWNLPADYPMVAPAYAARRSALAKASGLGRRRTEFPTASDGAQHDGEPSPVATGRASGAKTTPRRKRGRLSISV
- a CDS encoding HU family DNA-binding protein, whose amino-acid sequence is MTGNDLAETLAAAHGLTKTDARKYVDTVFAAIGDAAAKGNEVSLNGFGKFSTKKTPEREGRNPATGEAMTIKAATKVSFKPAKALKDKVNG
- a CDS encoding OmpH family outer membrane protein — its product is MTVRIVLSAALLLCAGAAHAQTVGGNAQPAQQSQPQAQSLGGPVVPGVCLLSREAIFANAAVGRAASARLQELTQAAQAEIDAQRTPLEAEARALEGQPDNAENQQRRQQLAQRWQALQQQAAHNSREIEATRAKALERIANEAQPVIAEAYGAKNCGLLFDRNSALGGNFANDLTADVVRLLDVRIQTITFERERLPQQQPATVAPGGQ
- a CDS encoding SapC family protein, with amino-acid sequence MASPSTPQARQAESTRLPLFYRDPQPLSSKVHADWRLKDGDADFATEAPYVPIVVGELAAAARCYPVVFAAGDAQPIAVLGLERRNLFVEDGRWALDSYVPAYVRRYPFGFIATTNPDGFALAIDAASDRVVKEGDEGIRLFEDGEPAELTKQALAFCDAFRADANATRAFADALKAQGLLIDRRADATLPDGRKLGLEGFQVVDAEKFSKLPDSVVLDWHNNGYLAWVYFHLASLERFQSLLNRQAGTSAPAAATDPVANVSSVPEPDAPATSKSKKKVSA